The DNA region GTACGGAAAACCATTTACCTTACTGAACGTACGGATGGAAAAAAAATTCTTCGACGGTAGGATGTCTTTGTTTTTAGGAGTGGACAACGTCCTAGACCAATACGAGCTTACATACAATCCCATTCGTCCCAGGTTTTACTATGGTGGACTCCAAGCCACTTTTTGAACTTAGTTCTCATAAAACAACATTCATTGGTCTTGTTCTATACTTGGTTTCCGGTGTCGTTTTGTACGCCGATGAATCCAAGTTAAATGCAAAACAATCCAAAGTTTTAAAGGAATCTTTTTCCTATTTAGAATCTCTCGAACCCAAACGAATTAAAATCGACAAACCCACATACACCAAACTCACCCAATTTGAATCTATATTTAAGTTTGGATTTTCTGGTAAAAAACTATCGCGTTGGATCCAATCGCGAATCAAAAAATATTCTTACGGCTCCACAGGGGAATACATAGCGATGTATCATGACGGTGACGTTTTACTTGGTCGCCCATTTTTTAATTTGAGTCGTTTGGATCGAGTACTTGTTTTATTACATGAAGCAAGGCATGCAGATGGAAAAGATTATGGCCATGTGGTTTGCCCTGAAAATTTCCAATTTTTAAATCCCCGTGATTGGAAAATCCATCCCGCAGGAAAAAAGGGGTGTGATTCGGTTGTCGATGGTGGTTACGGGATCACTGCTGCATTTTTATTTGAATTAGGTGCGTATGGTTATCTCAACCCAACGGAAGCTGCACACAGATACAATTCAGAAATTTCGCGGGTCATCCGCGACTAATACAAACAGGCTTTTTTTAAAGTTGGATCTTCTGCAATTTTTGATTTGAGTCTAGATAAAATTAATTTGGATCTTGGAACAAAATCATCTTCTGTCGTTTGAAAAATATAGGAGTGTTGTTCTTTCATTAACTTTCCTAATTCCTGGTCATGAGTCGGGCAACCTAATAGAGACGCTATCGTTCGAATTCTTTCTCCTGTTCCCCTTGTTGTTTCCACTTGTAGAGGGTCTTCATTATAACTGATAAAAACTTCCTGAACACGATCTGCTCGGACAATCCCATCCGTGGTACAATTTGATGTTCCTGAAGTGATTCCAAAAGTTTGTGAAGATAAACTAGTATTGGTTGTAGCAGCAAGAACCTGACCAATATCATTTTTCCAAACAGGAACCATAGATCCGAGTCCACATCCAGCCATCCCATATGGTTCTGCTGAAATTTGATTAGGAATTGTAAGTAAAAAAGCACTAACAAGTATTAGCTGAATCTTAAAAAAAAAGAACATAGCAGGTTTGAACATAAAACCTCGTGAATTAGATAGAAAATAAAGTATCGGAATTACGATCGATTTGTGGAAGTCTGTGGCCATGTGCCAAAATTTCGCCCGACATGGAGAGAACGGCCCATGATTTTTCTTCTTTGGTTTTCGTTTGCAGAGAGTGGATCATCGAGTTTGTGAATGATTCCAATTTTTGGTGAAGGACTGTATTGGAAAGTGGAAACGGTTTCTTTTCTTGTGCTTCAGTTGGTCTCATGCAATTTGTTTTCCCCGTTGTCCTTAAGATCGGCGAGGGGGCCGGAATGACTAAAGTTTAAAAACTCCAAAAAATGAGTCAACAAGAGAC from Leptospira noumeaensis includes:
- a CDS encoding DUF3015 domain-containing protein; amino-acid sequence: MFKPAMFFFFKIQLILVSAFLLTIPNQISAEPYGMAGCGLGSMVPVWKNDIGQVLAATTNTSLSSQTFGITSGTSNCTTDGIVRADRVQEVFISYNEDPLQVETTRGTGERIRTIASLLGCPTHDQELGKLMKEQHSYIFQTTEDDFVPRSKLILSRLKSKIAEDPTLKKACLY